The following are encoded together in the Prionailurus viverrinus isolate Anna chromosome B3, UM_Priviv_1.0, whole genome shotgun sequence genome:
- the LOC125168302 gene encoding olfactory receptor 4F3/4F16/4F29-like: MGGGNNSVVSEIVLVGLTNSLKMQLVLFLVLSVFYVTGILGNLLIVLTVISDSHLHSPMYFLLANLSFIDMWVSSIAAPKMISDLFKERKVISFQGCIAQMFFIHVIGGTEMVLLIAMALDRYVAICRPLHYLTIMNFRTCILLLVVAWTIGIIHSLIQLVFVVNLPLCGPNELDSFYCDLPRFIRLSCTDTYRLELMVTANSGFISLGTFFILVISYIFTLVIVWQRSSGGLSKALSTLSAHITVVVLFFGPCIFVYSWPFPTVPVDKFLAIFDVIITPFLNPAIYTFRNKEVKVAMRRIFSQVSSFRKMF; the protein is encoded by the coding sequence ATGGGGGGAGGAAATAATTCGGTGGTGTCTGAGATTGTGTTGGTGGGACTCACCAATTCTTTGAAGATGCAGCTTgtcttatttctagttttatctGTGTTCTATGTCACAGGTATTTTAGGAAACCTCCTCATTGTGCTCACAGTGATCTCTGACTCCCATTTACACTCCCCTATGTACTTCCTGCTGGCCAACCTCTCTTTTATTGACATGTGGGTTTCCTCCATTGCAGCTCCCAAGATGATTTCTGATCTTTTCAAGGAGAGAAAAGTAATCTCTTTCCAAGGCTGCATTGCTCAGATGTTCTTCATTCATGTTATTGGAGGAACTGAGATGGTTCTGCTCATTGCCATGGCCCTTGACCGTTATGTTGCTATATGCAGGCCTCTTCACTACCTGACCATCATGAACTTCAGAACTTGTATTTTACTCTTGGTGGTGGCCTGGACCATTGGGATCATCCACTCACTGATCCAACTTGTGTTTGTTGTAAACCTGCCACTCTGTGGCCCCAACGAACTGGACAGCTTTTACTGTGATCTTCCTCGATTTATTAGGCTTTCCTGCACAGACACTTACAGATTGGAGCTCATGGTCACTGCCAATAGTGGTTTCATCTCTCTGGGgacttttttcattttggttatttcctATATCTTCACCTTGGTCATTGTTTGGCAACGTTCTTCAGGTGGCTTGTCTAAGGCCCTCTCTACTCTGTCAGCTCACATCACAGTGGTAGTCTTGTTTTTTGGTCCATGTATTTTTGTGTACTCATGGCCATTTCCCACAGTGCCAGTGGATAAGTTCCTTGCCATTTTTGACGTAATTATTACCCCATTTCTGAACCCTGCCATCTATACTTTTAGGAATAAAGAGGTGAAAGTGGCAATGAGGAGAATATTCAGTCAGGTGTCGAGTTTCAGGAAGATGTTTTAA